A segment of the Lagopus muta isolate bLagMut1 chromosome 8, bLagMut1 primary, whole genome shotgun sequence genome:
CACAGTGAGGTGAGGTACTTCCTGTGCCTCAGAACAGTCCCAAAGCACAGAGGgagggctcagctctgccctcttTTACCCACATCTGCTTGCAGGTCCCATCGTACACCCACAGAAcggtagaatcacagaatggttgtgttggaagggactgctAATCTCACCCAGTACTCTGGCATGGTATCCACTCAGTGGATCATGTTGACCAAAGCTCTATTAGAAAATGATCTTCAGCAACTCTGCGGATGAGGCATTTTcaggttctctgggcagcacatTGCAGTGCCTGGCAGCAATCTGACTAGAGAACTCAGGAAATAGAGTACCTTGTCCTACTTTTCACAGAACTTGGCAATTCCTCCCTATAGTGGGTACAAAGTCCCACACAGACATTCACTACAAGAGCAAAGAATTTCTATTAAACTGGGAGTGGCTCCGCAAGAaattcaaggaagaaaacactttgaCAACTGTTGTATAATGCACCAGGATCAACCATGCCACCAAACCTTCTTCACTCTCACAACACTGATGGCATTTCAGTTATTAACATCACCAAGGACAGCCTGTCTCAGGTCTGCCTGTAAACACAGACGCTGCTGCTTCGTAGCTTGAGTGTTCATCACCTCTGGCACTCCTGTTCATCCTGACTTTGCAAATAGCCTTGTGTATTGCAGACAATTTCACTGACAAAGAAAGCAGTGGTAAGGCAGGAAATGTGCCCCAGGACAGAAGCCTGGTGGACATACCTCAATAAATAACTGATACTGCTCCCAGCGGTGTTAATTTGCCAAGTTACACGATTGTACCTGATTGTTTCACAGTCCCTCACATTTTCTACCAACCTTCCTTCACTCACTGCGAGGTACTCATGAGACCAGCAAAGGTACTCGACTCCATACAAAAGGTAGTTCAATAACACATAATGAAAAGCAGTCTGTCACAAATCCAGTGTTGATGGATACATTTCCTTCACATAGATTTGCTTCCTAATGAAGGTTGGAGCTCTCACGGTGGAGCACCACTCCGGTGGCATGCAGAGAAGGGAAACTTGCCTACACTCACCACACGCACTTGCCTATCCTCAACCAACTGGGAGAATGATGccttaaaagcaaaacaaaagcaagttagAAACAACTTGCTGACTCTCGTTTGAGCATACTTTGCAAGTGAAAGATGGAGCTGCCTACgcagcaaaagcagaagcaaagaacTCTATAAGGCAAGAACTAAAACCAGAGCACAACCCACCTGAGAGAGCTGCTTGTGAGCACAGTTTACTCCTCCAACTGCAATCATGTTGGGCATCAATGGTCTTGGATATTCTAGCACAAAGTCAAACCTCAGAAGCCATACGGAAGCCTTGCCTAAGAGATCACGTGCAGTCACATCTCGCTGAAGGAACTCAGAAGCCAGTTTTTCATATGGTTTAAAAATGAAGTCACAAAGAAAGAGATTGAAGGTGTCAAAGATGACATTCTTCACACGCTGGAGGAAGTTCATGTGATCTGTGTGGTCTGAAAATGCCCTGGGAACATATGAAGGGGGACTGGGGCACTGGGTGGCCTCAAAGTCTAATTCACATGGTATTCCTCTCATGAAatacacagaagggatggaaagATGCTCGGCCAGTATTGCTCCACAGGGCAGTACAGGGTCCGTTAAGAGAGCATCAAAGTTACTCTCCTCGAGATATCGGATAAGTTCTGCATTGTGCAGTAACTGTTCACAGTCTATGATGGTTGACTCAGAGacttttctaatattttcacgtacttttaaaaatcttttcagaaatgatcCTTCTTCCAATAgatcctttaaaaatatgtcaAAACTGGTATCCATCCCATCTTGTGGGAAGTCAACATGGTaggttttcagaataaaattctcCGATGGCTTTATGTTTAAACTGATGTCAGATGCAATCACGACTATTTCATGTCCTTTCTGCTTCAGGACTTCAAACATTTCCAGCGCACTGAACCAGGGACTGCCATCCACAGACACCACCAGCAGCTTCCCACCTGCAGCCAAGCTGAGCAcggacagcagcagaagcagcgaCACTGAGACTTGTGgatgagaaggaagcagcagggccattcctgcagaaatgtggcagagctgcactgcaagAAAACTCCGGGCAGCTCTGAAGCAACAGCAACAGCCCTGTGCTCTTTGAGCTGACTGCTCTATGCCATAGATTGTGATCCTTCAGTAACGTGACTGCTGTGTGGTAAATGTTTAATCACTGGTTTGATAAAAGGCTGGATAGCCAGCGCTAGAGTTCAACCAAGTCCATGGGTGGGTGGTGCCACTGCTCCCACCAGCTACACCCCATCCGTTCCTTTTAGAGGATGAGTGATGTGTGACCCTGGAAGGAAGCAGGAATAGGTCCATGTGGCTCTGTGCTTCTAATCGCCTCCCTCAGGGTGAAACTTTTGCATCCACAGGAGATCTGTCATGCCCACATCACCACTGCGCctagcagcagctgctttctttcctctggaATGAGGAGGCTGATGAAGAATGAAGCACCAACCCAGGTTGGTTTGCAGGACGCATCACCCACACAGTGAGGTGAGGTACTTCCTGTGCCTCAGAACAGTCCCAAAGCACAGAGGgagggctcagctctgccctcttTTACCCACATCTGCTTGCAGGTCCGATTGTACATCGTACCCGCAGAacagtagaatcacagaatggttgtgttggaagggactgctAATCTTgcccagttccaaccccatgCCACAGGCAGGATATCCACTCAGTGGATCATTTTTGCCAGAGCCCTGTAAAAAACGGCCTTCAACaactgcagggatggggcaaccacatgttctctgggcagcacGTTGCAGTGCCTGGCCGCAGTCTAACTAGAGAACTCAGGTCACAGAGCGCTTTGTCCTACTTTGCACAGAACTTGGCAGTTCCTCCCTGCAGTGGGTACAAAGTTGAAACTCAGACCTTCACTAGAAGAGCAAAGAATTTCTCTTCCACTGAGAGCAGCCCGGGAAGAAATGCTAGGTGCAAAACTCAGAAAAACACTTTGGCAGCTCTTAAGCCATTCCCCAGGATCCACCATGCCACGATTCCTTCTTCAGGCTCACAACACTGATGGGATCTCACGTATCACATGGGCATCACCAAAGAAAGATTCTCTGATGTCTGCCTGAAAACACAGATGCTGACACTGCTCTCAACGGTGTTAATTTGCCAAGTTACACGATTGTACCTGATTGTTTCACAGTCCCTCACATTTTCTACCAACCTTCCTTCACTCACTGCGAGGTACTCATGAGACCAGCAAAGGTACTCGACTCCATACAAAAGTAGTTCAATAACACATAATGAAAAGCAGTCTGTTACAAATCCAGTGTTGATGGATACATTTCCTTCACACAGATTTGCTTCCTAATGAAGGTTGGAGCTCTCACGGTGGAGCACCACTCCGGTGGCATGCAGAGAAGGGAAACTTGCCTACACTCACCACACGCACTTGCCTATCCTCAACCAACTGGGAGAATGATGccttaaaagcaaaacaaaagcaagttagAAACAACTTGCTGACTCTCGTTTGAGCATACTTTGCAAGTGAAAGATGGAGCTGCCTACgcagcaaaagcagaagcaaagaacTCTATAAGGCAAGAACTAAAACCAGAGCACAACCCACCTGAGAGAGCTGCTTGTGAGCACAGTTTACTCCTCCAATTGCAATCATGTTGGGCATCAATGGTCTTGGATATTCTAGCACAAAGTCATACCTCAGAAGCCATACGGAAGCCTTGCCTAAGAGATCACGTACAGTCACATCTCGCTGAAGGAACTCAGAAGCCAGTTTTTCATATGGTTTAAAAATGAAGTCACAAAGAAAGAGATTGGAGGTGTCAAAGATGACATTCTTCACACGCTGGAGGAAGTTCATGTGATCTGTGTGGTCTGAAAATGCCCTGGGAACATATGAAGGGGGACTGGGACACTGGGTGGCCTCAAATTCCAATCCACATGGTATTAACATCATGAAatacacagaagggatggaaagATGCTCAGCCAGTATTGCTCCACAGGGCAGTACAGGGTCCGTTAAGAGAGCATCAAAGTTACTCTCCTCGAGATATCGGATAAGTTCTGCATTGTGCAGTAACTGTTCACAGGATATGATGGTTGACTCAGAGacttttctaatattttcacggactttaaaaaatcttttcagaaatgatcCTTCTTCAACAATATCCGTTAAAAATGTGTCGAAACTGGTATCCATCCCATGTTGTGGGAAGTCAACATGGTAGGTTTTCAGGATAAAATTCTCCGATGGCTTTATGTTTAAAGTGCTGTCAGAGGCAACGACGACTATTTCATGTCCTTTCTGCTTTAGGACTTCAAACATTTCCAGAGCACTGAACCAGGGACTGCCATCCACAGACACCACCAGCAGCTTCCCACCTGCAGCCAAGCTGAGCACGGACAGTAGCAGAAGCAGCGACACTGAGACTTGTGgatgagaaggaagcagcagggccattcctgcagaaatgtggcagagctgcactgcaagAAAACTCCGGGCAGCTCTGAAGCAACAGCAACAGCCCTGTGCTCTTTGAGCTGTCTGCTCTATGCCGTAGATTGTGATCCTTCTATAATGTAATTGCTGTGTGGTAAATGTTTAATCATTGGTTTGATAAAAGGCTGGATAGCCAGCACTGGAGTTCAACCAAGTCCATGGGTGGGTGGTGCCACTGCTCCCACCAGCTACACCCCATCTGTTCCCTTTAGACGAAGAGTGGTGTGTGACCCTGGAAGGAAGCAGGAATAGGTCTGTGTGGGTGTGCTTCTAATAGCCTCCCTCAGGGTGAAACTTCTGCATCCACAGGAGATCTGTCATGCCCACATCAACACTGCAcctagcagcagctgctctctcttctctggGCATGGCCTCTCCCTCTGGACATTCATCTCTAGAAGGCCTATGGACCAACACTGGATTTGAAGGAGATGTTCAAGAGTCTGTCTGGAATGGGGAGGCTGATGATGACTGAAGCACCATCCCAGGTTGGTTTGCAGGACACTTCATCATCCACACAATGAGGTACTTCCAGTGCAGCACAACAGAGAGAGAGGACTTAATATTCGTCCTTTCCCTTGATCTGATTGAAGGTGTCTGATTATTGTAGTCTCTCAGTAATATGAAATTATTCaatggttgtgttggaagggactttaaagccCACCCTGTTCCAACCCCTGGTCACACACAGGGTTTCCACTCTCCAGATCAGATTTTCCAGAGCCCTATTCAGAGTGGCCTTCAAGAACTGCAGGGATTGTGCATCCTCTGTTACGCTGGGCAGCATGTTCTAGAGCATGGCCCCGTTCTGTTATCACACGGTCATTGCCTAGGAAAGTGGTAGAAGCTAACAATGCAGCCATAGGAAAGtaagggggaaaataaaaaggtaacTAACCTTTGATAACAGTTTTTCCCGAGTACAGGTTATGCCTCCGATCAAGACCATGTTAGGCATTACAGACCTGGAATACtcaaacatatttcaaaatttaaaatacttctgaagaTTGGGAAGGGTCTGCAAAGCGAGAAacatggagcagctgaggtcccttggtttgttcattCCAGaaaagaagaggctgaggggaggtCCCTTGTGGTGGGCCACAGCTTCTCATGGGGAGtggaagggcagagcagagctgtgctctctgctgACAGTGACAGTCAGGGGATGGTCAGGTTGTGCGAGGAGAAGGCTGtgccccagagggtggtgggcacgGAGCATCTCCCAGGTCAATGGGCACGGCCCCAAGCttctggagctcagggagcattGGTACACAAACCTCAGCCACGGGGATTgggtttgggtggtgctgtgggaggctgggggttggactcaatgaccgCTGTAGCTCCTTTCTATCTGGGCAtatttcatgattctgtgattccccgGCTTTTGGAACAGGTTTTTCCCTTCTGGAGGAATGCTGGGAAAGGAGTACTAGTGCAACTGGGACTCAAGGCTGAGAGAATAATAGCCACCTCATCCACACCTGAAAATAGCTTTCTGTATAAGGGCAATTCACCCAAAGTAGAAACACACTATGAGAAGCAGCGAAAGGAGGAAGAGGTCTGCAAAGCAAGAATTGCCACAAGTTCTTGCTGCTGTAAAAAGCCAAGGGCAGAATCTGGCATAGGATATTGGTTCTGCAACCAACAGACAGTAAGAGAAGGATCATAAGCATAGGTTCAACCTCTAAGTAAAGACAAATCTGAAAGACCAAACTAGGAGTTTCACAAATAACCATAACTgctcacatacacacacaaaaaaaccaccttgTACTATTCTCACCACCTTTTATACTATCTACCTCTATCAGAGAAATTAAATTCTTCAGATGGTGGCAGAAGGTATTTTGGGTGTGCTTCTGAGCAACAAGAATAGATTCAAACCCTCTGCATATTTACATAGATGTCAGCTGAGATATCTCTGTTCTAGACACAATTTTTATATTGTGATATGCAAGTGTCTTCACCAAAACAAGTACTTGCACCCCCTGGTAAGTGAAAAGAAGCTTGAACCTGTTTACACAGTTAGAGAAACCTATCTAACTAAATGATAAAAAGATTCTATAGTGAAAATAATAgtttaggagaagaaaaagaaacaacctaGAGCATCACCCATGTGAGATAGCTTTTCATGAGTGTAGGTTATTCTTTCAATTATGATCATGTTTGGTATCAGTTGTCTTGGATAATGAAACAGTAAAAGCCAAATAGATACCTTGTGTAAGAGATCTAATACAGTCACATATTTTAGAAGAGTTACCCAGAGccatttaaatttgaaatactATATCTTTTGAATGAGATATTCGGTTATCTTCACTGAGTCGAGTACTGGCAGCTcttcataaataaaaagcagcctGAAATCCTTTCGCCATCAACAGCTGAAAGAAACCTTCCAAAAAAAATGTGTCACAACATCTCAGTGTATGTAAAAGCCCACAAGAAtgacagtaaaaagaaaacagatgaccCACCTGAGTTAGCTTCTTCTGGGCACAATTTACTCCGCTAACCATAATCATGTTGGGCATCAGTGGTCTTGGATAGTGTAAAACAAAGTCTAATTTAATGAGCCAAATGGAAGCCTTGCTTAAGAGACCTGGCACAGTCACATCTCGCTGAAGAAACTCAGAAGCCAGCTTTGCATATGGCTGAAACACGACatcacatagaaaaaaatttgATATTTCAAAGACGACATTCTCCACACGCTGGAGGAAGTTCATGTggtctgtattttctgtaaatatcCTGGGGACATAAGAAGGGGGATTTGGACACTGAGTGGCTTCAAATTCCAAGCCACACGGCATTTGCTGCAAGTAGagcacagatggaactgaaaGATGCTCAGCCAGTATCTGCCCACAAGGTAGCAGTGGATCTGTAAAGACAGCATCAAACTTACTCTCCTGAAGATATCTGATAAGTTCTTTGTTGTACAGTAACTGTTCACAAATAGACAGGAACATAGTAGAACTATTTTTCAACCCTTGATATGCTATAATAAATCTTTCCAAGAAGGATCCTTCAGCAAATACATCCTGACCAGTCCTCCGGAACATGTCATCCATCTCTTGCTGCGTGAAAGGGACTGGGTacattttcataataaaattaTTCGTTGGCTTTATATATAAACTGACTTCAGGTGCAACGACAACTATTTCATGGCCTTTCTGCCTGAGCTTGTCCAATACTTCCTGCATGCTGAGCCAATGACTCCCATCTAGCGGCACCACCAGCAGCTTCCCACCTGCAGCCAAGCTGAGCACGGACAGCAACAGAAGCAGTGACACTGAGACTTGTGgatgagaaggaagcagcagggccattcctgcagaaatgtggcagagctgcactgcaagAAAACTCCGGGCAGCTCTGAAGCAACAGCAACAGCCCTGTGCTCTTTGAGCTGTCTGTGCTATATCATAACTTTTGATCCTGCAACAAGGTATTTGCTGTGTAGTAAATGTGTAACCTGTGATCTCATAAAAGTCTCGATAACAAGTACTAAGTTCAGCATTCCACAGGGGACTGCTTAGTCTGATGAACACATCAATGAAACACCATTTATTTCACTTCGAGGAACAGTGAAATGTGATCTTGTAACGAGGAAGGGGTGGTTCTGTGTACAACTGTGCTCCACATTCGTCAAGCATCAGGGGGTACACTCCTTGCACAGACACAACTATACCCTCGCAGGCCTGTTCAGACTTCCTCTAGAATGATTTTTCAAGAGACCTGCTCATCAGGTAACGTCCATCCCTGGACGTGCCATTCACCAGGATCCACCATGCCACCATACCTCCTTCAGGCTCACAACATCGACCGCATCTCAGATATCACGGTCATTACCAAGGATCATTTGCCTGAGGTCTGCCAACAAACATCGATACTGCTTCTGAGCTTGCACATCCATGACCTGAGATATTCTGGTTCATTCTGCTTTGGAAATCCCCTTGTGTATGGCAGATAACATCACTGAGAGAGAAAGAATTGGTAAGGGAGCAAAGGTACCCGCGGACAGAAGCCTGATGTGCATTTCTCTATAAACAGCAGACACTACTCCCCACAGTTGCCAAGTTGATGATTATCTCTGACTGTGAGGCTGTGGCAGTCCCTCCATCTTTCCACTACCCTCCCATCACTCCTTATGAGTGATCTAAAGAAAGATCTTTATGAGAGCAAGAAAGGACCAAATTACTCAACGTATTTCAATAGCACATAACAAAAAAGTAATCTGGAACAAATCCAGTGTTCATGTCACAGTTAAATTGACCTTAGagagcttttctttctaatgGCAGTTGAAGCTTTCAGTGCACACTACCACTCTATTAGTGGACACAGAGGGGAAGTCATCTCTTCACAGCCAAGTGGGAGAATGCCTTCTTGTACAGGGAGAAGAAACAAGTCAGAAGCCACTTCTTGCCTCTCAATTCACCATACTTTGTAAATGAAAAGATGGAACTGCCTACACAGAAGAAGCAGGAAGTGaggaagaaatgacagaaataccATTGTTTTCACTGAGAGTTGCACAGCTCACTGCCATTGGgaactaaatatatatatgactTGCAAAATTACATTTCTAGGAGCACGGAAGTCTATCAGAACCAGAATTAAAACCAGAGCACAACCCACCTGAGAGAGCTGCTTGTGAGCACAGTTTACTCCTCCAACTGCAATCATGTTGGGCATCAATGGTCTTGGATATTCTAGCACAAAGTCATACCTCAGAAGCCATACGGAAGCCTTACGATAGAGATCTAGCATGGTCACATCTCGCTGAAGGAACTCAGAAGCCAGTTTTTCAAATGGTTTAAAAATGAAGTCACAAAGAAAGAGATTGGAGTTGTCAAAGATGACATTCTTCACACGCTGGAGGAAGTTCATGTGATCTGTATGGTCTGAAAATAGCCTGGGGACATAAGAAGGGGGATTGGGGCACTGAGTGGCCTCAAAGTCTAATCCACAGGGTATTCCTCTCATGAAatacacagaagggatggaaagATGCTCAGCTAGTATCGCTCCACAAGATAGGATAGGATCTGTAAAGAGAGCATCGAACTTACTCTCCTCCAGATATCGGATAAGTTCGTTGTTGTGCAGTAACTGTTTACAGGATAGGAAACCTAAATCAAAgccttttttcatattttcacgTAATCTAAAAAATCTTTCCAGAAATGATCCTTCTTCAAATGAATTCGTTACAAATCTGTGGAAATTGTCATCCATCTCTTCCTGTGGGAAGGTAACTGGGTAGGTTTTCACAGTAACATTCCCTGATGGCTTTACATTTATATTGGCTTCAGGTGCAACAACGACTATTTCATgtcctttctgcttcagaattTCTAACATTTCCAGCACGCTGAACCAGGGACTGCCATCCACaaacaccaccagcagcttcCCACCTGCAGCCAAGCTGAGCAcggacagcagcagaagcagcgaCATTGAGACTTGTGgatgagaaggaagcagcagggccattcctgcagaaatgtggcagagctgcactgcaagAAAACTCCGGGCAGCTCTGAAGCAACAGCAACAGCCCTGTGCTCTTTGAGCTGTCTGTGCTATATCATAACTTTTGATCCTGCAACAAGGTATTTGCTGTGTAGTAAATGTGTAACCTGTGATCTCATAAAAGTCTCGATAACAAGTACTAAGTTCAGGCCGTTCACAGGGGACTGGTTAGTCTGATGAAAACATCAATGAAACACCATTTGTTTCCATTCGTGGAACAGTGACATGTGATCTTGTAACGAGGAAGGGGTGGTTCTGTGTACAACTGTGCTCCACATTCGTCAAGCATCAGGGGGTACACTCCTTGCACAGACACAACTATTCCCTCGCAGGCCTGTTCAGACTTTTTATAGGATGATTTTCCATGAGACCTGCTCATCAGGTAACGTCCATCCCTGTCTTCCCTTCAGAACACTACTGCACCcatctccttctttcctctctgatGTTTATTGGGAGATCTGTTCTTGCACCTTCAGGGCCAActatttcacatttcttctgaCTGCACTCATCTACAAGCACACAGAGACACTGACACCTACCTAGCAGAAGCACCAGCTGCTCTCATGAACAGCGCTCTCATACAAACATCTTAAGCTGTTCTCATCACCTTTTACAATTCCTACCTCTAGCAGAGAAGCTGAATTTCTCAGATGGTAGCAGAAGGTATTATGGGCTTGGTTCAGAGCAACAAGCGTAGATTCAGATGTATAGATCTATATAGATATCAGCTGAGATATATCTGTTCTAAA
Coding sequences within it:
- the LOC125697270 gene encoding UDP-glucuronosyltransferase 1A1-like — its product is MALLLPSHPQVSMSLLLLLSVLSLAAGGKLLVVFVDGSPWFSVLEMLEILKQKGHEIVVVAPEANINVKPSGNVTVKTYPVTFPQEEMDDNFHRFVTNSFEEGSFLERFFRLRENMKKGFDLGFLSCKQLLHNNELIRYLEESKFDALFTDPILSCGAILAEHLSIPSVYFMRGIPCGLDFEATQCPNPPSYVPRLFSDHTDHMNFLQRVKNVIFDNSNLFLCDFIFKPFEKLASEFLQRDVTMLDLYRKASVWLLRYDFVLEYPRPLMPNMIAVGGVNCAHKQLSQVGCALVLVLAL
- the LOC125697272 gene encoding UDP-glucuronosyltransferase 1A1-like, which gives rise to MALLLPSHPQVSVSLLLLLSVLSLAAGGKLLVVPLDGSHWLSMQEVLDKLRQKGHEIVVVAPEVSLYIKPTNNFIMKMYPVPFTQQEMDDMFRRTGQDVFAEGSFLERFIIAYQGLKNSSTMFLSICEQLLYNKELIRYLQESKFDAVFTDPLLPCGQILAEHLSVPSVLYLQQMPCGLEFEATQCPNPPSYVPRIFTENTDHMNFLQRVENVVFEISNFFLCDVVFQPYAKLASEFLQRDVTVPGLLSKASIWLIKLDFVLHYPRPLMPNMIMVSGVNCAQKKLTQVCNA
- the LOC125697260 gene encoding UDP-glucuronosyltransferase 1A1-like — protein: MALLLPSHPQVSVSLLLLLSVLSLAAGGKLLVVSVDGSPWFSALEMFEVLKQKGHEIVVIASDISLNIKPSENFILKTYHVDFPQDGMDTSFDIFLKDLLEEGSFLKRFLKVRENIRKVSESTIIDCEQLLHNAELIRYLEESNFDALLTDPVLPCGAILAEHLSIPSVYFMRGIPCELDFEATQCPSPPSYVPRAFSDHTDHMNFLQRVKNVIFDTFNLFLCDFIFKPYEKLASEFLQRDVTARDLLGKASVWLLRYDFVLEYPRPLMPNMIAVGGINCAHKQLSQVGHSLLLILLCFFFFLCVQLHLSVCKKCYYVISVRLLVISVSCADRYMFGRNVSRAE